A DNA window from Thiothrix subterranea contains the following coding sequences:
- a CDS encoding amidohydrolase family protein, producing the protein MHKLGCMPPDNHTRTPRYQAPAKSCDAHCHIFGPHTLFPYAAQAIYWPPDADKHALKRVHQTLGIERAVLVQASCHGTDNRALLDAISSSKGAYRGVCMANASFTERDFEDLHAGGVRGVRFNFVTHLGGAPDLVMMNAVLERIKPLGWHLVIHVNAADLIRYADFFERLEMNIVVDHMGRVPTAAGIEQQAYRILMDFMQREHWWVKISGAERIAIAPPFHDAIPYAQGLIAVAPDRILWGTDYPHPNIKQYMPNDADLLDLLPLFAPDEAIQKQILVDNPARLYGFDD; encoded by the coding sequence ATGCACAAACTCGGCTGTATGCCACCTGACAATCATACCCGCACCCCGCGCTACCAAGCACCCGCGAAGTCTTGCGATGCGCATTGCCATATCTTTGGGCCGCATACGCTGTTTCCTTATGCCGCACAAGCAATCTACTGGCCACCGGATGCGGATAAACATGCGCTGAAACGTGTGCATCAGACACTCGGTATTGAACGCGCCGTATTGGTACAAGCCAGTTGTCACGGCACGGATAATCGCGCTTTGTTGGATGCCATTAGCAGCAGTAAAGGAGCGTACCGTGGGGTTTGCATGGCGAATGCCAGCTTCACTGAGCGTGATTTTGAGGACTTGCACGCGGGTGGTGTGCGCGGCGTTCGCTTCAATTTCGTCACACATTTGGGTGGTGCGCCCGATTTGGTGATGATGAACGCTGTACTGGAGCGTATCAAGCCGTTGGGTTGGCATCTGGTGATTCATGTCAATGCCGCCGACTTGATCCGTTATGCGGACTTTTTTGAACGGTTGGAGATGAATATCGTGGTGGATCACATGGGGAGAGTTCCTACCGCCGCTGGTATTGAGCAACAGGCTTACCGGATATTGATGGATTTCATGCAACGTGAACATTGGTGGGTAAAGATTTCTGGGGCAGAACGCATTGCTATTGCCCCGCCTTTTCATGATGCCATCCCCTATGCCCAAGGGCTGATTGCCGTTGCCCCTGACCGCATTCTGTGGGGTACGGATTACCCGCACCCGAACATTAAGCAATACATGCCCAACGATGCCGATTTACTGGATTTACTCCCCTTATTCGCCCCTGATGAAGCCATCCAGAAGCAAATTCTGGTTGATAACCCAGCGCG
- a CDS encoding 4-oxalomesaconate tautomerase: MQTAIPYMQIRGGSSKGVYFRADDLPADPEARNQVLLRAMGRDARQIDGLGGAHPLTSKVGIVSLSDRADSDVDYLFVQVVVGENRVDTTPNCGNILAGVGSFALESGMVIPSGETTTVRVHMLNSGSLCELVIQTPGGKVVYTGDTRIDGVPGTAAPIVCHYLDVAGSACGALLPTGNAKDVIDGISVTCIDNGMPVVVLRAADFGKTGRETCQELDEDLVFRQKLEAIRLQAGYRMNLGDVTKKVVPKMSLIASPLAGGHVSTRTFIPHTCHSSIGVLGAVSVATACILPGSVAEGIVVIPAGTPKNITVEHPSGEFAVELALNEQGTVIKAGLLRTARLLSRGELYI; the protein is encoded by the coding sequence ATGCAGACAGCCATACCCTATATGCAGATTCGTGGTGGCAGCTCTAAAGGCGTGTATTTCCGCGCGGATGATTTGCCCGCTGACCCTGAAGCACGCAATCAGGTCTTGCTCAGGGCGATGGGGCGCGATGCCCGCCAGATTGATGGCTTGGGTGGCGCACATCCTTTAACCAGCAAAGTGGGCATTGTTAGCCTCTCGGATCGTGCCGATAGCGATGTGGATTATTTGTTTGTACAGGTCGTGGTGGGTGAAAATCGGGTGGATACCACGCCTAATTGCGGCAATATTTTGGCGGGTGTCGGTTCTTTTGCGCTTGAAAGCGGTATGGTGATTCCCAGCGGTGAAACAACGACGGTGCGGGTACATATGCTCAATAGCGGTAGTTTGTGTGAACTGGTGATACAAACGCCGGGTGGCAAGGTTGTGTACACGGGTGATACCCGCATTGACGGTGTTCCCGGTACGGCTGCACCGATTGTTTGCCATTACCTTGATGTGGCAGGTTCGGCTTGCGGCGCACTGCTACCCACGGGGAATGCCAAGGATGTGATTGATGGGATATCTGTCACCTGTATTGATAACGGTATGCCCGTCGTAGTGTTGCGTGCCGCAGACTTTGGCAAAACGGGGCGTGAAACCTGTCAGGAACTGGATGAGGATCTGGTGTTTCGTCAGAAGCTGGAAGCGATCCGCCTGCAAGCCGGGTATAGGATGAATCTGGGGGATGTGACTAAAAAAGTCGTTCCTAAAATGAGTTTAATCGCCTCACCATTGGCGGGTGGTCATGTGAGTACCCGCACGTTTATTCCCCACACTTGCCATTCATCCATCGGGGTATTGGGAGCAGTTTCCGTAGCAACCGCCTGTATTTTGCCGGGATCAGTAGCTGAAGGTATTGTCGTTATTCCGGCTGGCACACCCAAAAATATCACGGTGGAGCATCCCTCTGGGGAGTTTGCCGTCGAGCTGGCATTAAATGAGCAGGGAACGGTAATCAAAGCAGGGCTGCTGCGTACTGCCCGCTTGCTCAGTCGGGGTGAGTTATACATTTAG
- a CDS encoding LysR family transcriptional regulator, with protein sequence MNWNLDDVPVFVAVVTQNGVSTAADYLGISKSAVSKALARLEQGLGMRLLERNTRNIRITSEGEAFYRHSLLILEQVDEANAVMAGLAAIPSGRLVVALPMAFGREIVAPHLSKFRQQYPQIALEIMITSHPVDIIRDQVDIAVVIGLLNDSELIVKKLYESKLVCVTTPAYAQRHHLGDSPEELLAHVQICEKRYASSHCPIRLHGHKKPMELGKNVIYVNDPIAVRDAVLHGCGVSLVPDQYCKTQLHSGELIRVFEQMDFDASVSVISAIYPSRRLISNKTRVFLDFLIHLCEQI encoded by the coding sequence ATGAATTGGAATCTTGATGATGTACCGGTATTCGTAGCAGTCGTGACTCAGAATGGCGTATCGACGGCGGCGGATTACCTTGGCATTTCCAAATCAGCCGTCAGCAAAGCCTTGGCACGTTTGGAACAGGGCTTGGGGATGCGCTTACTGGAACGAAATACCCGCAATATCCGCATCACCAGTGAAGGCGAAGCCTTTTACCGCCATAGCCTGCTGATTCTGGAACAGGTGGATGAAGCCAATGCGGTAATGGCAGGGCTTGCCGCGATCCCCAGTGGCAGGCTGGTGGTGGCATTACCGATGGCGTTTGGGCGTGAAATCGTTGCGCCCCACCTAAGTAAATTCCGGCAACAGTACCCACAGATTGCCTTGGAAATTATGATTACCAGCCATCCTGTCGATATTATCCGCGATCAAGTGGATATAGCGGTGGTCATCGGCTTGCTCAATGACTCCGAGCTGATCGTCAAAAAATTGTATGAAAGCAAGCTGGTGTGTGTGACCACCCCCGCCTATGCACAACGCCATCACTTGGGTGATTCCCCCGAAGAACTGCTGGCACACGTGCAGATTTGTGAGAAACGTTATGCCAGTAGTCACTGCCCCATTCGGTTACATGGGCACAAAAAACCGATGGAACTGGGCAAAAACGTCATCTACGTGAATGATCCGATTGCGGTACGCGATGCCGTATTGCACGGTTGCGGTGTCTCACTCGTACCGGATCAGTATTGCAAAACCCAATTGCACAGCGGTGAACTCATTCGGGTTTTTGAGCAGATGGATTTTGATGCTTCGGTATCGGTGATTTCTGCCATTTACCCCAGCAGACGGCTGATTTCCAACAAAACCCGTGTCTTTCTGGATTTTCTCATCCACCTCTGTGAACAGATTTAG
- a CDS encoding helix-turn-helix domain-containing protein, whose translation MSDVPHYFLYGETVPSHSLDYLHIAALEESLPKHDWKIHPHRHNNLHQLLVVEEGSVMVQLRDLRSEERGYCILSIPPKEVHSFMHKPGVRGYIVTIVDSFLRGIFAANERQQFPFLFNECLIVRPDPDSKISWDFEMLMRQIMREYRVPRRGQACAIGAYLKVLFVLLSRSSSQMQVMERQYDAKISVYEDFVKLLETNYPQHWSVNQYADTLGMTGNRLNRLCQRYAGQNALQIVHERLLTEAKRKLIYSNMSVNEISYELGFKDPAYFSRFFTKSCDETPGQFKKRLQTQEADAER comes from the coding sequence ATGTCGGATGTACCACATTATTTTCTTTACGGTGAAACCGTGCCTTCTCACTCGTTGGATTACCTGCATATCGCCGCGTTAGAGGAATCGTTGCCCAAGCATGATTGGAAAATACACCCGCATCGGCACAATAACCTGCACCAGCTTTTGGTGGTCGAGGAGGGCAGTGTGATGGTGCAATTGCGGGATTTGCGTAGTGAAGAGCGCGGCTACTGCATCCTGTCGATACCGCCTAAAGAGGTGCATAGCTTTATGCACAAGCCGGGGGTGCGTGGTTACATTGTCACCATTGTCGATTCTTTTCTGCGCGGCATTTTTGCTGCCAATGAACGCCAGCAGTTTCCCTTTCTGTTCAACGAATGTTTGATTGTGCGCCCCGACCCGGACAGCAAAATATCGTGGGATTTTGAGATGCTAATGCGCCAGATTATGCGTGAATACCGCGTTCCCCGCCGTGGGCAAGCGTGCGCGATTGGCGCTTATTTGAAGGTGTTGTTCGTGCTGTTGTCACGTTCCTCCAGCCAGATGCAGGTAATGGAACGCCAATACGATGCAAAAATTAGCGTGTACGAAGATTTTGTTAAACTATTGGAAACGAATTACCCACAACATTGGAGCGTCAACCAATACGCCGATACTTTGGGGATGACGGGCAACCGCCTCAACCGACTTTGCCAGCGTTATGCGGGGCAAAATGCGTTGCAGATTGTGCATGAACGCTTGCTAACCGAGGCCAAGCGTAAATTGATTTACTCCAATATGTCGGTGAACGAAATCTCTTACGAATTGGGTTTCAAAGATCCCGCCTATTTTTCACGCTTTTTCACCAAGTCGTGTGATGAAACCCCCGGTCAATTCAAAAAACGCCTGCAAACACAAGAAGCAGACGCAGAACGCTAA
- a CDS encoding TRAP transporter large permease: protein MTEGVIGLLGIAALFVLLGLRVPVGMSLLSVGFAGIWVLDDFQAATASLAAETFSATSSYSLAVIPLFILMGNIAGEAGYSQRLYDSAHAWVGSFRGGLASSTVIGCASFAAVSGSSVATAVTIGKVALPEMRRYGYADSLATGAVAAGGTLGILIPPSTGFVLYAILTEESIGKLFMAGIIPGLLLSLLFIAVIYVTTLIHPEQGSAGPKSSWKEKWLATVQAAPLLSVILTSIGGIYIGVFTPEEAAGVGAFMIMALALVNRKIRFRDLKPILLGTVRTTAMLYLIIIGASVFGPFLTLTDIPLTLADELKGLGLGMYGTLLLILIAYIILGMFFDGLAMLVITLPLVFPIITGVGFDPIWFGVIAVIVVEMGLITPPVGINVFVVKGIAADVPMSTIFKGVFPFWLAMAVCLLLLTLFPSLALFLPGQMN, encoded by the coding sequence ATGACTGAAGGTGTTATCGGTTTGCTGGGCATTGCCGCACTGTTTGTATTACTGGGTTTGCGTGTACCCGTCGGTATGTCGCTGCTGAGTGTGGGTTTTGCGGGCATCTGGGTATTGGATGACTTTCAGGCGGCAACTGCTTCATTGGCAGCAGAGACTTTTTCGGCGACATCTTCGTATTCGCTGGCGGTTATTCCCTTGTTCATTCTCATGGGAAATATTGCCGGGGAAGCGGGCTACAGCCAGCGCCTTTACGACAGTGCCCATGCGTGGGTAGGGAGTTTTCGGGGTGGTTTAGCCTCGTCAACCGTCATCGGCTGTGCCAGTTTTGCGGCGGTGAGTGGTTCATCGGTAGCCACGGCTGTGACCATCGGCAAGGTGGCATTGCCTGAAATGCGCCGTTACGGGTATGCCGATAGCTTGGCAACGGGGGCGGTTGCAGCGGGTGGGACGTTGGGGATTTTGATTCCGCCGTCCACGGGGTTTGTGCTGTATGCCATTTTGACCGAAGAATCCATCGGCAAATTGTTTATGGCTGGCATTATTCCGGGATTGCTGCTTTCCTTGCTGTTTATCGCGGTGATTTATGTCACGACGTTGATCCATCCCGAACAAGGCTCTGCTGGCCCTAAGAGTTCATGGAAGGAAAAGTGGCTGGCTACCGTGCAAGCAGCACCGTTGTTATCGGTGATCCTGACTTCAATTGGCGGTATTTACATCGGTGTGTTTACCCCTGAAGAAGCGGCTGGCGTAGGGGCTTTTATGATCATGGCGCTGGCGCTGGTTAATCGCAAAATCCGTTTTCGGGATTTGAAGCCCATTCTATTAGGGACTGTCAGAACTACCGCGATGCTGTATCTGATTATTATTGGTGCAAGCGTATTTGGCCCTTTCCTGACATTGACGGATATTCCTTTAACTTTGGCGGATGAGCTGAAGGGGTTGGGGTTGGGTATGTACGGTACGCTGCTGTTGATCCTGATTGCTTACATCATTCTCGGTATGTTTTTTGATGGATTGGCGATGTTGGTGATTACGCTGCCGCTGGTATTCCCGATTATTACCGGCGTGGGTTTCGACCCTATCTGGTTTGGTGTGATCGCAGTGATTGTTGTGGAAATGGGTTTGATTACCCCGCCTGTGGGGATTAATGTCTTCGTGGTTAAAGGCATTGCTGCCGATGTCCCAATGTCGACCATTTTCAAGGGTGTGTTCCCATTCTGGTTAGCAATGGCTGTTTGCCTGTTATTGCTAACCTTATTCCCTAGTCTGGCATTATTCCTGCCTGGGCAAATGAATTGA
- a CDS encoding TRAP transporter substrate-binding protein has translation MKKINAGVVLGVALFTSATLVQADELKFAHFAPVKYPLHGGLFVPLSEQIAKDTAGKLTIRVYPGGELGPGPDKQYDRVVDGVADIVYGLPGYTASQFPLTLVTEIPGVLKPDTGTQALWKNISSLDGEFKRVKLLGIWNNPESVLMTKAKPIRTFEDLKGLKIRVSSRNVGDVLTAWGATPVSMPITEVYNAMSTGVIDGVYTDASVLKSFKLEEVTQYVSKGMDSALSPLFIIMNRDAWNGLGDAEKAALDKITGVEISEKGRKIQADHADSALKAFTGGAKEVITLADTETAKFNEASAKLLKATVAELDGKGLKASDLVSALKQ, from the coding sequence ATGAAGAAAATTAACGCTGGCGTGGTGCTGGGCGTTGCATTATTTACATCTGCAACTTTAGTGCAGGCCGATGAATTGAAATTTGCGCATTTTGCACCGGTTAAATACCCGCTGCACGGTGGGTTATTTGTGCCATTGAGCGAGCAAATCGCCAAAGACACGGCTGGAAAACTCACCATTCGTGTTTATCCGGGGGGTGAATTAGGCCCCGGCCCCGACAAGCAATACGATCGGGTGGTGGATGGCGTGGCGGATATTGTTTACGGCTTGCCCGGTTATACCGCTTCACAATTCCCTTTGACCTTGGTGACGGAAATACCCGGCGTTTTAAAACCTGATACCGGGACGCAAGCCCTCTGGAAAAATATCAGCAGCCTTGATGGTGAATTTAAGCGCGTCAAATTGCTCGGTATCTGGAACAACCCAGAATCCGTGCTAATGACCAAAGCTAAACCCATCCGCACGTTTGAAGACCTGAAAGGCTTAAAAATCCGCGTGTCATCCCGCAATGTAGGCGATGTGTTGACGGCTTGGGGAGCAACACCGGTTTCCATGCCCATCACCGAAGTCTACAACGCCATGTCAACCGGCGTCATTGACGGTGTGTATACCGATGCTTCGGTTCTCAAAAGTTTCAAGTTGGAGGAAGTCACCCAATACGTGAGCAAAGGCATGGATTCCGCTTTGTCACCGCTGTTTATCATTATGAACCGTGATGCATGGAACGGTTTGGGTGATGCTGAAAAAGCCGCATTGGACAAAATCACGGGTGTTGAGATCTCTGAAAAAGGTCGCAAAATCCAAGCCGATCATGCGGACAGTGCGTTGAAAGCCTTTACTGGCGGCGCTAAGGAAGTGATTACCTTGGCAGACACTGAGACCGCCAAATTCAACGAAGCCTCGGCTAAGTTGCTGAAAGCTACCGTTGCCGAACTGGATGGTAAAGGTCTTAAAGCGAGTGATCTCGTGTCCGCCTTGAAGCAGTGA
- a CDS encoding TRAP transporter small permease, translating into MSAENRHKSALIKQLERPLEWGATLSGFLLLGIMLLVAVSVMFRYLFNQPILGSQEIVQMGMVVVVMLAMPSTADRDMHIRVDILDKALGEHGRFFADLIGRIVGIVVLSLLVWRSAIKALDAFEYADTTNMLAIPVWPIYSAIVIGMALYVLILLFELTYQLTGWGIDHD; encoded by the coding sequence ATGTCAGCGGAAAATCGCCATAAATCTGCCCTAATCAAACAACTGGAGCGCCCGCTGGAATGGGGTGCAACGCTATCGGGCTTCTTGTTGCTAGGCATTATGTTGCTGGTGGCTGTCTCGGTCATGTTTCGTTACCTGTTCAATCAACCCATTCTGGGGTCACAGGAAATTGTCCAAATGGGCATGGTGGTGGTGGTTATGTTGGCTATGCCTTCCACCGCCGATCGTGATATGCACATTCGGGTCGACATTTTGGACAAAGCATTAGGGGAACACGGGCGTTTTTTTGCTGACCTGATTGGGCGAATCGTGGGGATAGTCGTGCTATCCCTGCTGGTTTGGCGGTCAGCTATCAAAGCCTTGGATGCCTTTGAATACGCAGATACCACGAATATGTTGGCTATCCCTGTCTGGCCAATATACAGCGCCATCGTGATTGGCATGGCGTTGTATGTCCTTATCCTGCTGTTTGAGCTGACCTATCAATTAACAGGATGGGGGATTGACCATGACTGA
- a CDS encoding gallate dioxygenase produces the protein MAKIIGGIGASHSPTIAFAKDTNKANDPAWTPIFTGFNEVRHWVEQQKIDVLFMIFNDHITSFFFDHYSAFVLGVDDTYVTADEGGGARDYPAVKGHAALARHIAHALVADEFDMSFFQKKPLDHGMFSPLSMITPDDGSWNGAVVPLQVGVLQLPIPNAKRCYKLGKSLRNAVQSFPEDLKVAIVATGGLSHQVHGERCGFINEAWDDEFLELLEKDPQQLLDLRLADYVVRGGMEGAEVIMWLIMRGALSDQVKKVHKSTYAPSMTNIGTVIYEDLGDEPSQADMDAYREHMGYELAGADTLEGTYPFTLERSLKAFRINDFLHRLVNPAHRERFMNDQEALFEEFALTDEERTLIREQQWIEMIRYGVIFFMLEKMAAVVGVSNPHIYASMRGEDLATFLKTRKVPLQYSVAGGNRAKELDKQ, from the coding sequence ATGGCTAAGATTATCGGCGGAATCGGCGCATCGCATTCACCTACCATCGCATTTGCTAAAGATACCAATAAAGCCAACGATCCGGCTTGGACACCGATTTTTACGGGGTTCAACGAAGTGCGTCACTGGGTGGAACAGCAAAAGATTGATGTATTGTTCATGATTTTTAACGACCACATTACTTCGTTTTTCTTTGACCATTACTCGGCGTTTGTCTTGGGGGTTGATGATACCTATGTCACCGCCGATGAAGGTGGCGGTGCGCGTGATTACCCTGCGGTAAAAGGCCATGCTGCGCTGGCGAGACATATTGCTCATGCTTTGGTTGCAGATGAATTTGATATGTCGTTTTTCCAGAAAAAGCCGCTGGATCATGGGATGTTCTCACCCTTGTCAATGATTACACCGGATGACGGTAGCTGGAACGGGGCGGTTGTGCCGCTTCAGGTCGGCGTGTTGCAACTGCCGATTCCCAATGCAAAACGCTGCTACAAACTGGGCAAATCACTGCGCAACGCCGTGCAAAGTTTCCCCGAAGATTTGAAGGTTGCCATCGTTGCAACGGGTGGCTTATCCCATCAAGTGCATGGCGAACGCTGTGGTTTTATCAATGAGGCATGGGACGATGAATTCCTTGAGTTGCTGGAAAAAGACCCGCAACAACTGCTCGATCTGCGTTTGGCTGACTATGTGGTACGCGGCGGTATGGAAGGTGCGGAAGTCATCATGTGGCTGATCATGCGTGGCGCATTGTCGGATCAGGTCAAAAAAGTGCATAAATCGACCTATGCACCTTCCATGACCAATATTGGTACGGTCATTTACGAAGATTTGGGTGATGAGCCATCACAGGCTGATATGGATGCTTATCGTGAACACATGGGTTATGAACTGGCGGGTGCAGACACGCTGGAAGGTACTTACCCCTTCACGCTAGAACGTAGCCTGAAAGCCTTCCGTATCAATGATTTCCTGCACCGTCTGGTCAACCCTGCGCATCGGGAACGCTTCATGAATGATCAGGAAGCCCTGTTTGAAGAATTCGCGCTGACGGACGAAGAACGTACCTTAATCCGTGAACAGCAGTGGATTGAGATGATCCGTTACGGCGTGATTTTCTTCATGCTTGAAAAAATGGCGGCAGTCGTGGGGGTATCCAATCCACACATCTACGCCAGTATGCGCGGTGAAGACCTCGCTACCTTCCTGAAAACCCGCAAAGTGCCTTTACAGTATTCCGTCGCGGGCGGCAATCGTGCCAAAGAGTTGGACAAACAGTAA
- a CDS encoding MFS transporter: MAISTSTSPQTHWSLIIIATVAGFAAAFNVGKIAPSLPALQAELGLSLFQMSWIVSSFSVIAMLFALPAALFSVRLGAYRMALTALAMLGLGALGGAYAEQFAVLLLCRLLEGMGYVLIAVSAPALISQVAQPQHRTTGMTVWSTWIPIGVSLMLLTAPLVLQAYSWREVWLLTAFFAFAWLLILGGTFFSHHNRAMPNTHTNPVLLVGIFKPDPLKLAASFMCFSAVFIIAISFMPTVWLKQKGVPITQSSGWMALIILSSVMGNGVGGWLVSKGIATSRILVSSFVIPACLASWAFLDIFPLWLQISCIGLFVFIGSIVPGTLFAVTPTYATTPAQVSLLVGLIFQGAAIGQVIGPVLFSAIIDASGGDWRWALGFYGFFALLGGWVMSSIKPPQTR, from the coding sequence TTGGCAATATCAACCTCTACCTCGCCACAAACGCATTGGTCACTGATTATTATCGCTACCGTGGCAGGGTTCGCTGCGGCGTTTAATGTTGGAAAAATCGCACCAAGTTTGCCTGCTTTGCAAGCCGAACTGGGGTTGAGCTTGTTCCAAATGAGTTGGATCGTGTCCAGCTTTAGTGTGATTGCCATGTTGTTTGCCTTACCCGCTGCACTGTTCAGTGTCCGGCTGGGTGCTTACCGTATGGCCTTGACCGCGTTAGCCATGTTGGGTCTGGGCGCATTGGGCGGTGCTTATGCCGAACAATTTGCTGTCTTGCTGTTGTGCAGGCTGCTGGAAGGTATGGGGTATGTATTGATTGCGGTGTCAGCTCCGGCGTTGATTTCACAAGTCGCCCAACCGCAACATCGCACAACTGGCATGACGGTGTGGTCAACGTGGATACCTATTGGGGTGAGCTTGATGTTGCTCACCGCTCCCTTGGTGCTGCAAGCGTACAGTTGGCGCGAAGTCTGGTTATTGACGGCATTCTTTGCATTCGCTTGGCTGCTCATTTTAGGCGGGACATTCTTTTCACATCACAATCGAGCTATGCCGAATACTCACACAAACCCCGTTCTATTGGTTGGCATCTTTAAACCTGATCCGCTTAAATTGGCGGCTAGTTTCATGTGTTTTTCAGCCGTATTCATTATTGCGATCAGTTTTATGCCGACCGTGTGGCTTAAGCAAAAAGGTGTTCCCATTACGCAATCGTCTGGGTGGATGGCTTTGATTATTTTATCCAGTGTGATGGGGAATGGGGTCGGTGGTTGGCTGGTTAGTAAGGGGATTGCTACCTCACGCATTCTGGTCAGCAGTTTTGTGATTCCCGCCTGTTTGGCAAGTTGGGCGTTTCTGGACATTTTTCCTTTGTGGCTGCAAATCTCCTGTATTGGGCTGTTTGTGTTCATTGGCAGCATTGTTCCCGGCACGCTGTTTGCTGTTACCCCGACTTACGCCACCACTCCGGCGCAGGTCAGTTTATTGGTCGGGCTGATTTTTCAGGGGGCGGCGATTGGTCAAGTGATTGGCCCGGTGTTGTTCAGTGCCATTATTGATGCGTCGGGTGGGGATTGGCGTTGGGCATTGGGATTTTATGGTTTTTTTGCACTGTTGGGCGGTTGGGTAATGAGTAGTATCAAACCTCCACAAACACGTTAG
- a CDS encoding OprD family outer membrane porin — MKRFNKTKTALVIISVLGISAQVNAGGLPEALTGGKVSGEVKTLFINSSYTDANSQAGPLDNNNIGSAAVQLNYDSGDFNGFKASVGIQAGKDFELHDNASEDDSRGTITATTLYKGHLDYNFDESKTKTQIRVGRQSIVSPLLMDSGMYPMRDSWDGVTVTNKDIPNTTVKAAYITKWVKRYGNDSNGSVVQEDKEYDDPLYSVHVKNESIKDLALEAQYMSTKQKGNNGDPGTSTIDGYSTYYTKAEYKLPTAHPVKIGVMHAGAAFDNAAEKDTSLSGINVGTKVKSVGLNVAYTTIDDDNDYPGTLGHVPNFQTFNNVLINDDMFAGTKITSVKVSPDFKVAGLKTDLSYAKFSQSAAGISNSATNLDGASELALDVKYDIPTVKGLSTRIGLAKVDYDLPDASKDSDMDYARVHLNYKF, encoded by the coding sequence ATGAAACGATTTAATAAAACAAAGACCGCATTGGTCATTATCAGTGTATTAGGTATTAGTGCACAGGTGAATGCGGGTGGTTTGCCGGAAGCATTGACGGGTGGAAAAGTCAGCGGTGAAGTTAAGACACTGTTTATTAACAGCTCGTATACGGATGCCAATTCGCAAGCGGGGCCGCTGGATAATAACAATATTGGCTCGGCTGCCGTGCAATTGAATTACGACAGCGGCGATTTTAATGGTTTCAAGGCAAGTGTCGGCATACAAGCGGGTAAAGACTTTGAGCTGCATGATAATGCCAGCGAAGACGATTCCAGAGGTACAATCACGGCTACGACGCTCTATAAAGGACATCTTGATTATAATTTCGATGAGAGCAAAACCAAAACCCAAATCAGGGTTGGTCGGCAGAGCATTGTATCGCCACTCTTGATGGATAGCGGCATGTACCCGATGCGTGACTCATGGGATGGCGTGACCGTCACTAATAAGGATATTCCCAATACAACGGTCAAGGCTGCTTATATTACCAAATGGGTTAAGCGTTATGGCAATGATTCCAATGGGAGTGTGGTGCAAGAGGATAAAGAGTACGACGACCCACTCTATTCCGTCCACGTCAAAAATGAAAGCATCAAGGATCTAGCACTGGAAGCCCAGTATATGTCGACCAAGCAAAAGGGAAACAATGGCGATCCAGGAACGTCAACCATCGACGGCTACAGCACGTACTACACCAAAGCTGAATACAAATTGCCAACCGCGCATCCCGTTAAAATAGGTGTGATGCACGCTGGCGCAGCCTTTGATAATGCTGCTGAGAAAGATACCAGTCTTTCGGGTATTAATGTGGGTACTAAGGTTAAAAGCGTGGGTTTGAATGTCGCTTACACCACGATTGATGATGATAATGATTATCCGGGAACGTTGGGTCATGTCCCTAATTTCCAGACATTCAATAATGTGCTGATTAATGATGATATGTTTGCTGGGACAAAAATCACCTCAGTTAAAGTTAGTCCTGACTTTAAAGTGGCAGGGCTGAAAACCGATTTGTCTTATGCGAAGTTTAGTCAAAGTGCCGCAGGTATTAGTAACAGTGCTACCAATCTGGATGGTGCATCCGAATTGGCACTGGATGTGAAGTACGATATTCCCACGGTTAAAGGTTTAAGTACCCGCATAGGTTTGGCTAAAGTCGATTATGATTTGCCTGATGCCAGCAAAGACAGCGATATGGATTATGCTCGTGTGCATTTAAATTACAAGTTCTGA